A single genomic interval of Noviherbaspirillum saxi harbors:
- a CDS encoding LysR family transcriptional regulator — protein MQDLNDLFYFVQAVDHGGFAPAGRALGMPKSKLSRRIAMLEERLGIRLIQRSTRRFAVTEIGRSYYDHCKAMLVEAEAAQDVIDASRAEPRGVIRVTCPVALLHVHVGSMLADFMTRYPQITVHLEATNRSVDVVSEAVDIAIRVRPPPLQDSDLVMRVLADRGHCLIASPMLIQQRGFPVSPAELNGWPSLGLGIAQQSHNWTLYGPNDAQATVHHVPRFVTTDMIALRTSALAGVGIVQLPFLMVCDQLADGSLVRVVPGWAPRREIIHAVFPTRRGLLPSVRTLVDYLVERFGVIDEE, from the coding sequence ATGCAGGACCTGAACGACTTGTTCTACTTTGTCCAAGCCGTGGATCACGGAGGCTTTGCCCCAGCTGGCAGGGCGTTGGGCATGCCGAAATCGAAACTCAGCCGCCGTATCGCGATGCTGGAAGAGCGGCTGGGCATTCGCCTGATCCAGAGATCGACGCGCCGTTTTGCCGTGACGGAAATAGGACGGTCCTACTATGACCACTGTAAGGCGATGCTGGTGGAAGCCGAGGCCGCGCAAGACGTCATCGATGCTTCACGGGCTGAACCACGTGGCGTTATCCGCGTGACCTGCCCGGTCGCGCTGCTACACGTGCATGTCGGATCGATGTTGGCTGACTTCATGACACGTTATCCGCAAATCACCGTTCATCTGGAGGCTACCAACCGGAGTGTCGATGTCGTGAGTGAAGCGGTGGATATCGCCATCCGCGTACGTCCGCCGCCGTTGCAAGACAGTGATCTGGTGATGCGCGTCCTGGCGGATCGCGGCCATTGCCTGATCGCCAGCCCTATGCTCATTCAGCAGCGAGGTTTTCCAGTTTCGCCTGCTGAACTGAATGGCTGGCCGAGTCTCGGTCTTGGGATAGCACAGCAGAGCCACAATTGGACGCTGTACGGGCCGAACGATGCGCAGGCCACGGTGCACCACGTGCCTCGTTTTGTGACGACGGACATGATCGCGTTACGGACCTCGGCCCTGGCAGGCGTCGGCATTGTGCAACTTCCGTTTCTCATGGTGTGTGACCAACTAGCCGATGGGTCGCTAGTGCGGGTCGTTCCGGGGTGGGCGCCACGCCGGGAAATCATTCATGCAGTATTCCCAACGAGGCGCGGCTTACTTCCTTCGGTCCGTACGCTGGTTGATTATCTTGTAGAACGATTCGGGGTAATAGACGAAGAGTAA
- a CDS encoding pirin family protein — protein sequence MKKILGVYSAPRPHWVGDGFPVRSLFSYNSHGQQLSPFLLLDYAGPADFLPTNTPRGVGQHPHRGFETVTIVYKGEVAHRDSTGQGGVIGPGDVQWMTAGAGILHEEFHSPAFNQSGGALEMVQLWVNLPAKDKMSPPGYQAILDGNIPAVPLPNGAGTVRVIAGEFDGHSGPAHTLTPMNVWDLRLTQGSFSALKLPEWWTAALVVLRGTVQVNGSAIVREAQMVVLDRSGQELSIEANSDAVVLLLSGEPIDEPIVGHGPFVMNSQQEILQAVTDFNSGQFGLMPH from the coding sequence ATGAAAAAAATTCTTGGTGTCTACAGCGCGCCCCGTCCCCATTGGGTCGGCGATGGCTTTCCGGTGCGCTCCTTGTTCTCTTACAACAGCCATGGGCAGCAGCTCAGTCCCTTCTTGCTGCTCGACTACGCCGGCCCGGCTGACTTCTTGCCCACGAACACGCCGCGTGGCGTGGGCCAACACCCGCATCGCGGTTTTGAGACCGTGACCATCGTCTACAAAGGCGAGGTCGCACACCGCGACTCGACTGGCCAAGGCGGCGTTATCGGTCCCGGCGACGTGCAATGGATGACGGCCGGTGCCGGCATTCTTCACGAAGAATTTCACTCCCCGGCATTCAACCAATCGGGTGGCGCGCTTGAAATGGTGCAGCTTTGGGTGAACCTGCCTGCCAAGGACAAGATGAGCCCACCTGGCTATCAGGCCATCCTCGACGGCAACATCCCTGCCGTTCCTCTGCCCAATGGCGCCGGCACCGTGCGGGTTATCGCGGGCGAGTTTGACGGACACTCCGGCCCGGCGCATACCCTCACGCCGATGAATGTCTGGGACCTGCGGTTGACACAGGGCAGCTTCAGCGCCCTGAAGTTACCCGAGTGGTGGACAGCTGCCCTCGTTGTTCTTCGCGGCACCGTGCAGGTAAACGGCAGCGCAATCGTCCGAGAAGCGCAGATGGTGGTGCTGGATCGTTCTGGCCAGGAACTCTCCATCGAAGCCAACAGCGACGCGGTCGTCCTGCTGCTCAGTGGCGAACCGATTGACGAACCGATAGTGGGTCATGGGCCCTTCGTCATGAACAGCCAGCAAGAGATCCTGCAAGCGGTGACCGACTTCAACAGTGGCCAGTTCGGCCTGATGCCGCACTAG
- the ycaC gene encoding isochorismate family cysteine hydrolase YcaC yields MSKSYVRLDKNNVAVLLVDHQAGLLSLVRDIEPDKFKNNVLALADLAKYFKLPTILTTSFETGPNGPLVPELKEQFPEAPYIARPGNINAWDNEDFVKAVKATGKKQLLIAGVVTEVCVAFPALSALEAGYDVFVVSDASGTFNEVTRQAAWDRMSQAGAQLMTWFGVACELHRDWRNDVEGLAALFSNHIPDYRNLITSYSTLADKK; encoded by the coding sequence ATGAGCAAGTCTTACGTTCGTCTCGATAAAAACAACGTCGCGGTTCTTCTGGTCGATCACCAGGCAGGCCTGTTGTCGTTGGTGCGCGATATTGAGCCCGACAAGTTCAAGAACAACGTGCTGGCCCTGGCTGATTTGGCCAAGTACTTCAAGTTGCCCACCATCCTCACCACCAGCTTTGAAACCGGTCCCAATGGGCCATTGGTACCTGAACTGAAGGAGCAATTTCCCGAAGCGCCCTACATCGCCCGTCCAGGCAACATCAACGCCTGGGATAACGAAGATTTCGTCAAAGCCGTGAAGGCGACCGGGAAGAAACAACTCCTGATCGCCGGGGTGGTCACCGAGGTGTGTGTGGCGTTCCCTGCATTGTCCGCACTGGAAGCGGGCTATGACGTATTCGTCGTCTCCGACGCGTCGGGCACCTTCAACGAAGTGACGCGCCAGGCTGCGTGGGATCGCATGTCGCAGGCGGGTGCGCAATTGATGACATGGTTCGGAGTCGCCTGCGAGCTGCACCGCGACTGGAGAAACGACGTTGAAGGTCTGGCGGCACTGTTCTCCAATCACATCCCGGACTACCGCAACCTGATCACCAGCTACAGCACCCTGGCAGACAAAAAATAA
- a CDS encoding isochorismatase family protein: MTIPANFNGQRPVIDANDSVMLLIDHQSGLFQTIGDMPMTELRARAAALAKMATLSKLPVITTASVPQGPNGPLIPEIHENAPHAKYVARKGEINAWDNPDFVAAVKETGRKTLIIAGTITSVCMAFPAISAVAEGYKVFAVVDASGTYSKMAQEITLARVVQAGVVPMDTAAVASELQKTWNRDDAREWAQVYTKIFPAYQLLIESYAKAQDVVTNKEALDSTR, translated from the coding sequence ATGACTATTCCAGCCAACTTCAACGGTCAACGCCCTGTCATCGACGCGAACGATTCGGTCATGCTGCTGATCGACCATCAAAGCGGTCTGTTCCAGACTATCGGCGACATGCCCATGACGGAGCTGCGCGCACGCGCCGCCGCACTCGCCAAGATGGCCACGCTGTCTAAGTTACCGGTCATCACGACAGCATCCGTACCGCAAGGCCCCAATGGTCCGCTGATCCCGGAGATCCATGAAAACGCACCGCATGCCAAGTACGTGGCGCGCAAGGGCGAAATCAACGCCTGGGATAATCCGGATTTCGTGGCGGCCGTCAAGGAGACCGGTCGCAAGACGCTCATCATTGCCGGTACTATCACCAGTGTTTGCATGGCCTTTCCGGCCATTAGCGCGGTCGCTGAGGGCTACAAGGTGTTCGCAGTGGTCGACGCCTCCGGCACCTACAGCAAGATGGCGCAGGAGATCACGCTCGCCCGAGTCGTCCAGGCCGGTGTTGTGCCGATGGATACGGCTGCCGTCGCGTCCGAGCTGCAAAAGACCTGGAACCGCGACGATGCCCGAGAGTGGGCGCAGGTCTATACCAAAATCTTCCCGGCCTACCAGTTGCTAATTGAGAGCTACGCCAAGGCGCAGGACGTGGTGACGAATAAGGAGGCATTGGATTCAACTCGCTGA
- a CDS encoding NAD(P)H-dependent flavin oxidoreductase — translation MKTRITELLGIQHPIIQGGMHYVGYAELAAAVSNAGGLGIITGLTQRTPSALAGEIRRCREMTDRPFGVNLTFLPAVTQPDYPGYIKAIIEGGVKVVETAGNNPQKWLAPLKEAGIKVIHKCTSVRHALKAETIGCDAVSVDGFECGGHPGEDDVPNFILLPRAAEELRIPFVASGGMADGRSLVAALALGAEGMNMGTRFIATKEAPVHENVKHALIAASELDTRLVMRPLRNTERVLTNTAVERLLGKERSLGALLKFEDIAPEVAGVYPRIMKEGEMNAGAWSCGMVAGLIRDVPTVKELIDRIMAEAESLIRRRLEGMLGA, via the coding sequence ATGAAGACTCGGATCACAGAACTGTTGGGCATCCAGCATCCCATCATCCAGGGCGGCATGCACTATGTCGGCTATGCGGAACTCGCCGCCGCGGTATCAAACGCCGGCGGGCTGGGCATTATCACGGGACTGACCCAGCGTACTCCTTCCGCACTGGCCGGCGAAATCCGCCGCTGCAGGGAGATGACGGACAGGCCATTTGGCGTGAATCTGACCTTTCTGCCCGCAGTCACCCAGCCTGACTATCCGGGCTACATCAAAGCCATTATCGAGGGCGGCGTGAAAGTGGTCGAGACAGCAGGCAATAATCCGCAGAAGTGGCTGGCTCCGCTCAAGGAGGCCGGCATCAAAGTGATCCATAAGTGCACCTCCGTACGCCACGCGCTGAAGGCCGAGACCATAGGATGCGACGCCGTGAGCGTCGATGGCTTCGAATGCGGTGGCCACCCTGGCGAAGATGATGTGCCGAATTTCATCCTGCTGCCGCGAGCGGCCGAAGAGCTACGCATTCCATTTGTTGCCTCGGGCGGAATGGCTGATGGCCGTTCACTGGTGGCCGCGCTGGCGCTGGGTGCGGAAGGCATGAACATGGGCACGCGTTTTATCGCTACCAAGGAAGCGCCTGTGCACGAAAACGTCAAGCATGCTCTGATAGCGGCGAGCGAACTTGATACCCGTCTCGTTATGCGGCCGCTTCGCAACACGGAACGGGTGCTCACCAATACCGCAGTGGAACGCCTGCTGGGAAAGGAGCGCAGCCTGGGCGCCTTGTTAAAGTTCGAGGACATCGCACCCGAGGTGGCCGGTGTCTACCCACGTATCATGAAGGAAGGCGAGATGAATGCGGGAGCCTGGTCTTGCGGGATGGTGGCCGGCCTCATCCGCGATGTGCCCACGGTCAAGGAACTCATCGACCGGATCATGGCAGAAGCGGAGAGTCTAATCCGCCGGCGCCTCGAGGGCATGTTGGGCGCCTGA
- a CDS encoding enoyl-CoA hydratase/isomerase family protein, producing MAWDIEVVNECAIVRMNTNKVNVQNDRFFADLHAAFDRLECEFNALPVVLTGQGDVFSAGIDFQYSFDIFGSGSEDNIRSWYRAYRETNLRIFQYPRPTVAAMNGHAMAGGLITALDCDFRIAARKPVRFGLNEVPIGIPMPAAYVEIIKYALGDQVAALTTLRGKLYELDEAARLGFFHEVVEPDKLLTTAISYARCITPDCNTAYAMSKKALQDSVLRQIEERTGVLDECLPAGMSDEGNRRAQDRRRQEIMHKR from the coding sequence ATGGCATGGGATATCGAAGTGGTGAATGAATGCGCCATTGTGCGGATGAACACCAACAAAGTGAACGTGCAGAACGATCGTTTTTTCGCCGATCTTCATGCAGCCTTTGACCGGCTCGAGTGCGAGTTCAATGCCTTGCCGGTTGTGCTGACCGGTCAGGGTGATGTGTTCTCTGCCGGCATCGACTTTCAGTACAGCTTTGACATCTTCGGCAGTGGCAGCGAGGACAATATTCGTAGCTGGTATCGGGCATACCGCGAGACCAACCTCCGCATCTTTCAGTACCCGAGGCCGACCGTGGCGGCCATGAACGGCCATGCCATGGCCGGTGGACTCATTACAGCACTTGACTGCGATTTTCGGATTGCGGCAAGGAAACCGGTAAGGTTCGGACTCAACGAGGTGCCGATTGGCATTCCGATGCCGGCGGCATATGTTGAGATCATCAAGTACGCTCTCGGTGACCAGGTCGCAGCGCTGACAACTCTGCGCGGCAAGCTGTACGAACTCGATGAGGCAGCACGTCTAGGCTTCTTCCATGAAGTCGTCGAGCCGGACAAGCTGCTCACGACCGCAATCAGTTATGCGCGATGCATCACACCTGACTGCAACACCGCGTATGCAATGTCCAAGAAGGCTCTGCAGGATAGCGTGTTGAGACAGATCGAAGAGCGAACAGGTGTCCTCGATGAATGCCTGCCCGCGGGCATGAGCGATGAGGGGAACCGGCGCGCGCAGGATCGCCGCAGGCAAGAAATCATGCACAAGAGGTAG
- a CDS encoding glutathione S-transferase N-terminal domain-containing protein: protein MIDLYSWPAPNGHKVQILVEELGIPYRLFPIDITSGAQHEASYRAINPNGKIPAIVDHAPLDGGEPITVFETGAIMLYLAEKENRFLPGEPRQRNEVLQWLFWQVGGLGPMMGQAQHFFRYASEPVPYAIARYQNETRRLLKVLDDRLKGREYVCGAYSIADMACFPWVRIHKLTGVALDEFPRVQEWYGRVRNRAAVGRGLDLLRERWVDVTTSDQAKQNLFRTT from the coding sequence ATGATCGACCTCTACAGTTGGCCGGCTCCAAACGGGCACAAGGTGCAGATCCTGGTGGAGGAATTGGGAATCCCCTATCGCCTCTTCCCCATTGACATCACCAGCGGCGCTCAACACGAGGCAAGCTACCGGGCAATCAACCCCAATGGAAAAATTCCAGCAATCGTGGACCACGCCCCGCTGGACGGCGGCGAACCCATCACGGTATTTGAGACGGGTGCCATCATGCTGTACTTGGCGGAAAAGGAAAACCGCTTTCTTCCCGGAGAGCCGCGGCAACGCAATGAAGTCCTCCAGTGGCTGTTCTGGCAAGTGGGCGGGTTGGGTCCGATGATGGGGCAGGCGCAGCACTTCTTTCGCTACGCTTCGGAACCCGTGCCATACGCAATTGCGAGATACCAGAACGAAACTAGGCGTCTGCTGAAGGTGTTGGATGACCGGTTGAAAGGCAGGGAGTACGTCTGCGGAGCGTATTCGATCGCAGACATGGCCTGTTTTCCCTGGGTTCGCATCCACAAGCTCACTGGCGTCGCTTTGGACGAGTTCCCTCGCGTACAGGAATGGTACGGGCGTGTGCGCAACCGCGCCGCTGTAGGTCGCGGACTGGATCTTCTTCGGGAGCGCTGGGTGGACGTGACTACCTCGGACCAGGCAAAGCAAAATCTCTTTCGCACAACATAG
- a CDS encoding DsbA family protein, translated as MMTEQNDQIVDAFIDLRSPYSYLALKPARLLAQRTGVTFNWWPYITDFRSAYGGEVEQRTSRDIAKVKYLYMDCRRLAKLQGLTIRSTTKLWDSTLASQALLFAKSRNRLWEFCDPLLAEFWRREFDLESKEQLDEALANAGLDVNEWHQYRAEDAESDFAAASERAELLGVFGAPTFVYRGELFWGGDRLDLLAATISASSTSE; from the coding sequence ATGATGACCGAACAGAACGACCAAATTGTGGATGCGTTCATCGATCTGCGCAGCCCCTATTCCTACCTCGCCCTGAAGCCAGCCCGATTGTTGGCTCAACGCACCGGCGTCACTTTCAACTGGTGGCCGTATATTACGGACTTCCGCTCAGCTTATGGCGGAGAGGTAGAACAGCGCACGAGCCGCGACATTGCTAAGGTGAAGTATCTGTATATGGATTGCCGAAGACTGGCGAAACTTCAGGGGCTGACGATCCGAAGCACGACAAAGCTTTGGGATTCCACCCTGGCCAGCCAGGCACTCCTGTTTGCCAAATCCAGGAACCGCCTCTGGGAGTTCTGCGACCCGCTTTTGGCGGAGTTTTGGCGGCGGGAATTCGATCTCGAATCAAAGGAACAACTCGACGAGGCGCTTGCCAACGCGGGCCTGGATGTCAATGAGTGGCACCAATACCGGGCGGAAGACGCCGAGAGTGACTTTGCCGCAGCCTCGGAGCGCGCCGAGCTACTTGGTGTCTTTGGTGCGCCAACCTTTGTCTACCGTGGCGAGCTGTTTTGGGGTGGGGACAGGCTGGACCTGCTGGCCGCCACTATCTCAGCTTCGTCGACATCAGAATGA
- a CDS encoding Crp/Fnr family transcriptional regulator yields the protein MNMQTTEQVPATSLPEFLERWEWYRALPAELRSLTLETAVERKAAAGEYIARAGEPSTHWYGLMHGILQMYVVGADGAETTLYCLREGEWGGEGSLLKKEMRQYHLRSLTSAHICLVPAKTFEKLRQSSIEFNHFLCDIMNARMGIFVGMLEASRLRGPETRVARALLMLTDSQGDDTQEILISQHELALISGLSRQRVNVALSLFNRLGLVHTEARKGCLVVYLSRLRNFAKEETQGLCDGRRSVSR from the coding sequence ATGAACATGCAGACAACGGAACAAGTGCCGGCCACCAGCTTGCCCGAATTCCTGGAGAGGTGGGAGTGGTACCGTGCACTACCGGCGGAGCTGCGTTCGCTGACCCTAGAGACGGCAGTCGAGCGGAAAGCCGCCGCTGGAGAATACATTGCTCGAGCGGGTGAGCCCAGTACCCACTGGTATGGTCTCATGCACGGTATCCTGCAGATGTATGTCGTCGGGGCTGATGGAGCCGAGACCACCTTGTATTGCTTGCGAGAGGGCGAATGGGGCGGCGAAGGATCGTTGCTGAAGAAGGAAATGCGACAGTACCATCTCCGCTCGCTCACCTCAGCTCACATCTGCCTTGTTCCTGCGAAGACGTTTGAAAAGCTGCGCCAGTCATCCATTGAGTTCAACCATTTCTTGTGTGACATCATGAATGCTCGCATGGGGATCTTCGTCGGTATGCTGGAAGCATCTCGTCTGCGCGGGCCTGAAACGCGCGTCGCAAGGGCGCTCCTGATGCTGACAGATAGCCAGGGTGACGACACACAGGAGATCTTGATCTCGCAGCACGAGCTGGCGTTGATATCGGGTCTCTCCCGGCAGCGGGTGAATGTAGCTCTCAGCCTGTTCAACCGCCTTGGACTCGTCCACACCGAAGCTCGCAAGGGATGTTTGGTCGTTTATTTGTCGCGTCTCCGAAATTTCGCCAAGGAAGAAACCCAAGGCCTTTGCGACGGCCGGCGGTCGGTGTCGCGGTAG
- the panB gene encoding 3-methyl-2-oxobutanoate hydroxymethyltransferase has translation MSGYLQNDENTALRKAVTVPYLLAMRSAGEKIAMLTCYDASFAALMDRCDVDLLLVGDSLANVVQGHGTPLPVTVADIAYHTGCVARGNQTALLVADMPFGAYATPQSAFDNAVKLMQAGAQMVKLEGGAWLVETVKFLSDRGVPVFAHLGLTPQSVHQLGGFKVQGKTAEGAERLKSDALALQAAGASLLLLEAIPATLGKEVTDMLAIPTIGIGAGPDCSGQVLVMHDMLGVYPGKKARFVRNFMDGQTSIKGAVRAYIRAVKDQSFPAPEHCY, from the coding sequence ATGTCCGGATACTTGCAGAATGACGAGAATACTGCCCTTAGAAAGGCCGTCACGGTACCGTATCTTCTGGCTATGCGCAGTGCGGGCGAGAAGATTGCAATGCTTACCTGCTACGACGCCAGCTTTGCGGCGCTGATGGATCGCTGCGATGTCGATTTGCTCTTGGTCGGAGACTCGCTGGCCAACGTCGTGCAGGGACACGGCACCCCACTGCCGGTCACAGTAGCGGACATTGCGTACCACACCGGATGCGTTGCTCGCGGAAACCAGACTGCGCTGCTAGTTGCAGACATGCCGTTTGGTGCCTACGCCACGCCGCAGTCTGCCTTCGACAACGCCGTGAAGTTGATGCAGGCTGGTGCCCAGATGGTCAAGCTTGAGGGGGGCGCGTGGCTTGTCGAAACGGTGAAATTCCTGAGCGACCGCGGCGTGCCGGTATTTGCTCACCTTGGACTGACGCCGCAATCCGTCCACCAACTTGGTGGCTTTAAGGTACAGGGGAAAACAGCAGAAGGCGCAGAGCGACTCAAATCGGATGCGCTGGCACTTCAGGCTGCGGGTGCCTCACTCCTCCTTCTTGAAGCCATTCCCGCTACACTGGGGAAAGAAGTGACGGACATGCTGGCAATTCCCACGATCGGCATTGGCGCTGGGCCGGACTGCTCCGGACAGGTGCTCGTCATGCACGACATGTTGGGTGTATATCCTGGCAAGAAGGCGCGCTTCGTGCGTAACTTCATGGACGGTCAGACGAGCATCAAGGGCGCGGTACGCGCCTATATCAGGGCGGTTAAGGACCAGTCGTTTCCCGCGCCGGAACACTGCTATTGA
- a CDS encoding VOC family protein, protein MTSKNTICLWYDGGAVEAANFYAETFPDSAVGAVLRAPGDYPDGKQGDVLTVEFTVVGIPCVGLNGGPHFKHNEAFSFQIATDDQAETDRLWNAVVGNGGQESECGWCKDRWGLSWQITPRALIAAISDPDPAAAKRAFDAMMTMKKIDIAAIEAARLG, encoded by the coding sequence ATGACCAGCAAGAACACAATCTGTCTGTGGTACGACGGCGGCGCCGTTGAGGCCGCCAACTTTTATGCCGAAACATTTCCCGACAGCGCTGTCGGCGCCGTCCTCCGCGCACCGGGCGACTATCCCGACGGCAAGCAGGGCGATGTCCTCACGGTCGAGTTCACCGTCGTCGGCATCCCCTGCGTCGGGCTGAACGGCGGCCCGCATTTCAAGCACAACGAGGCCTTCTCTTTTCAAATCGCGACCGACGACCAGGCCGAAACCGACCGCTTGTGGAACGCCGTCGTCGGCAATGGCGGCCAAGAAAGCGAATGCGGCTGGTGCAAGGACCGGTGGGGATTGTCATGGCAAATCACCCCGCGCGCCCTTATCGCGGCGATATCCGATCCCGATCCTGCAGCGGCCAAGCGCGCATTCGACGCGATGATGACCATGAAAAAGATCGACATCGCCGCGATAGAGGCGGCACGGCTGGGCTGA
- a CDS encoding GntR family transcriptional regulator, translating to MSKQNMTPSLSDTVRRAIERSLLDGAILPGQIFDERSLAEKFGVSRTPVREAILRLVALGLLQVMPRAGVVVPKLSIKELLSLLEMLAELEGVCAKFAAKRINGEQRKALREALMACEAAATAKHAEDYKDANTRFHEIIYEASKNDWATSQVRALRLRCASYQRSRFDLPGRLDRSLREHAVVVERIEAGDEEGARLAMVEHISVGGRDFAEFVSSVPTDFLSGE from the coding sequence ATGAGCAAGCAAAACATGACACCCAGCCTTTCGGATACCGTCCGCAGGGCGATTGAGCGCAGCCTGCTGGATGGAGCGATTCTTCCAGGACAGATTTTTGATGAGCGGTCGTTAGCCGAAAAATTCGGCGTGTCGCGTACGCCGGTCCGGGAGGCGATCCTGCGCCTGGTGGCGTTGGGCTTGCTCCAGGTGATGCCACGGGCTGGCGTGGTCGTGCCTAAGCTCAGCATCAAGGAACTGCTGTCGCTACTTGAAATGCTGGCGGAGCTTGAAGGCGTTTGTGCCAAATTTGCCGCCAAGCGCATCAATGGCGAGCAGCGCAAGGCACTACGGGAGGCGCTAATGGCATGTGAAGCAGCGGCGACGGCGAAACATGCTGAAGATTACAAGGATGCCAATACACGCTTTCACGAGATTATCTACGAAGCGAGCAAGAACGATTGGGCGACAAGTCAGGTGCGTGCGCTGCGACTGCGATGCGCAAGTTACCAGCGCTCGAGGTTTGATCTTCCTGGGCGATTGGACCGTTCGTTGCGTGAGCACGCAGTAGTGGTGGAACGCATTGAAGCCGGGGATGAAGAAGGTGCACGACTTGCCATGGTTGAACATATCTCTGTCGGGGGGCGGGACTTTGCGGAGTTCGTGAGCTCAGTACCCACGGATTTTTTGAGTGGAGAATAG
- a CDS encoding enoyl-CoA hydratase/isomerase family protein yields the protein MSAESLPVLTKPAPHVAKIEFNRPDNANRIQPEDLEALTEMLDACEADDQLHVLLLTARGKYFSAGYDLRALATQGAAGHHTDAGNESAFEHVADRIERTRLATVAALNGPVIGGATDFALACDIRIGLTDAYMLMPAARFGLPLYAGALQRYVSRLGLNHAKRLVFMAQKVEATEMVSIGFLQELVSPDALEARAMAIAIEIAAMPAVPLAAMKQTLNAAVFGNGTAPAQRAALLAAFDGPKIAQRIMAAQARRGN from the coding sequence ATGAGTGCAGAATCTCTGCCGGTACTGACAAAGCCGGCACCCCATGTTGCAAAAATTGAATTTAATCGCCCGGACAACGCGAACCGCATCCAACCCGAAGATCTCGAAGCGCTTACTGAAATGCTTGATGCTTGCGAGGCCGACGATCAACTTCATGTCCTGCTCCTGACCGCACGTGGCAAATATTTCAGTGCTGGTTACGACCTGCGTGCACTCGCTACGCAAGGCGCTGCGGGGCACCATACCGACGCTGGGAATGAAAGCGCATTCGAGCATGTGGCCGACCGGATTGAGCGCACCCGACTTGCCACCGTGGCTGCCCTGAACGGGCCGGTGATCGGCGGCGCCACCGACTTCGCGTTGGCTTGTGACATTCGCATCGGTTTAACGGATGCGTACATGTTGATGCCGGCCGCACGCTTCGGCTTGCCTCTCTATGCGGGTGCCCTGCAGCGCTACGTCAGCCGGCTTGGCTTGAACCATGCAAAGCGCCTAGTCTTCATGGCCCAAAAGGTCGAGGCGACCGAGATGGTTTCCATCGGTTTTCTACAGGAATTGGTTTCACCTGACGCGCTTGAGGCCCGGGCCATGGCCATTGCAATCGAGATTGCGGCCATGCCTGCCGTACCGCTGGCCGCCATGAAACAAACCCTCAACGCTGCGGTATTCGGGAATGGAACGGCACCCGCTCAACGGGCTGCCTTGCTGGCTGCATTTGACGGTCCAAAAATCGCACAGCGCATCATGGCCGCACAGGCCCGGCGTGGCAATTGA